ACGATCCGGGCCACGGTCGAGAAGATCGTCGAGTACCGCCCCGTCCGTAAGCGCCTCCCGAAGGGCCGCCCCGGCATCACCACCTCCTTCACCGTCGGCGGCGCCGAGGGTTACATGATCGCCAACTCCTACCCGGACGACGGTCTCGGTGAGGTGTTCCTCAAGATGTCCAAGCAGGGCTCGACCCTCGCGGGCATGATGGACGCCTTCTCGATCGCCGTCTCGGTGGGTCTGCAGTACGGCGTGCCGCTGGAGACGTACGTCTCGAAGTTCACGAACATGCGCTTCGAGCCGGCCGGTATGACGGACGACCCGGACGTGCGGATGGCGGCGTCGATCGTCGACTACATCTTCCGTCGCCTGGCGCTCGACTTCCTGCCCTTCGAGACCCGCTCCGCGCTCGGCATCCACTCCGCCGAGGAGCGTCAGCGTCACCTGGAGACCGGGTCGTACGAGCCGATCGAGGAGGAGGTCGACGTCGAGGGCCTCGCCCAGTCGGCGCCGCGCCAGTCCCTGAAGGCGGTCTCCGCTCCGAAGGCCGACGTCGACGAGGAGGGCGCCAAGCCCGCTCCGAAGCAGGCCCACACCAGCGCCGAGCTGGTGGAGATGCAGCTGGGTATCCAGGCCGACGCCCCGCTCTGCTTCTCCTGCGGGACGAAGATGCAGCGGGCCGGCTCCTGCTACATCTGCGAGGGCTGCGGCTCGACGAGCGGTTGCAGCTGATCTGAGCGCCCCCGGGCGCGAACCGGCGTGACAGGGCGGTGGAGCCGAAGCAAGGCTCCACCGCCCTCGGTCTGTTGTTCGGGTGGCGCGTCAGGCCCGGGGCGGGCCGCCCATGACACGGGCGAAGGTCGCCGGGTCCTCGTCGAAGCCGGTGATGCCGGGGTGGAACGTCCATTCGCCGGTGGTGTCGCGGACGAACTCGGCGACGGTCGCGGCCGTCGACCCGAGGACACCGCCGAAGTCGTCCTCCGCCAGGACGGTGTAGTCCTCACGGATACGCAGGGCGGGCTTGGTGACGTTGACGAAGGTCCTCGTGCCCGATCCCTGCTGTATGGCGACACCGATCACGACCCGGCCGTACCGGCTGTCGAGCCGGTTCAGCTCGACGGTCATGACCTCGTCCCAGCCGAAGCCCTGCCCGGTCTTGCTGTCGCGGTTGAGGGTGATGGTGCCGTCGGGCGAGCGGCTGTCGAAGTGCACGACATAGGCGGGCGCGCCGCTCGGATCGGCCGCCGAGTAGGTCGCCGCGACGATGTCGAGATCCGTCGGCGGCTGTCCGGCCGGACTCGGGTCCCACTTCAGCGACACCTCGACCTTGCGGATGCCCTTGTTGAGGCCGTTCAACAGAACTCCCTCCCCGTTCTTCTGTGCGTGCGGGCCGAACTGCCTGGCGGTCCAGGCCAGTTGTCCATCCTCGCATGCGCGCCGGGGCGCTCGCCCGGGTGCAACCGGCCGGAGAGTGACCGTCGCCACGTTCCGTGGCCTTACCATGGCGCGGTGCTGGTCAAGTGGATTCGCTGCACCGTGGTGGACCGCCGCGGTTTCGAGCGGGGGCAGCGAAAGTGGGCGGGGCTACTGGGGGAGCCGGGATTCCGTGGACAGGGCGGGGGTTGGAGCCGGGGGCGGGCCGGTGTGGCGCACATCTTCTCGTTCTGGGAGAGCCGTGCCTTCTACGACTCCTTCATGGCGCGCTCCCACGACCGGCTCGCCGCGTCGCAGTCGGGCACCTTCAGGGACATGCAGGCCAAGCTCTTCGATCACCGGTTCGATGTGAAGACCGGTTTCGAGCCGCGCTTCACGGACGCCGATCTGGTGCGGGTCGCGCACTGCCGTGTCCACGAGGAGCGGGCCGAGCACTTCGCGCTGATGCAGGAGAAGGTCTGGAACCCCGCGATGGCGGGCTCTCCGGGCATGGTGCGTGGCCTCTTCGGAGAGGCGCCCGCTCACGAGTTCATGATCCTTTCCATGTGGCAGTCGGCCGCGGAGCACGGCAAGTACCGCGTCGAACGCATCGAACGCCTGGCCCTGAGGGCCCAGATCGAGGCCGATGTCGCGGCCATGACCGGCGACATCGTGGAGCTGGAACCGAGCTGGACGGTGTGAGGGTCCGACTCGGGTGAGTTCGCGTCCCGGAGCCCAGGGCCGGTGTGCGGGACTTGTGTGACCTACGCCGTATGGCAGCCGGACGAGTGCTCGATCCGCCCTCGCGCCCTTTAGGGTCTTGGCATGGCACGACCACGGCGCATCATCCTTGTCCGACACGGCGAGTCAACGGGCAATGTTGATGACACCGTGTACGAGCGCGAGCCCGACCACGCCCTCGCCCTCACCGATCTCGGCTGGCAGCAGGCGGAGGAGACCGGCAAACGCATCCGCGACGTCCTCGGCCGCGAGCGCGTCAGCGTCTATGTCTCCCCCTATCGCCGGACGCACGAGACGTTCCAGGCGTTTCACCTGAACCCCGAGTTGGTGCGCGTGCGCGAGGAGCCACGGCTGCGCGAGCAGGACTGGGGCAACTGGCAGGACCCGGACGACGTACGCCTGCAGAAGGCCTACCGGGACGCGTACGGCCACTTCTTCTACCGCTTCGCGCAGGGCGAGTCCGGTGCCGACGTCTACGACCGGGTCGGCGGCTTCCTGGAGAGCCTCTTCCGCAGCTTCGAGGACCCCGACCACCCGCCGAACGTTCTGCTGGTCACCCATGGGCTCGCCATGCGTCTGTTCTGCATGCGCTGGTTCCACTGGACGGTCGCCGAGTTCGAGTCCCTGTCGAACCCCGGGAACGCGGAGATGCGGATGCTCGTTCTCGGGGAGGACGGCAAGTACACGCTCGACCGGCCGTTCGACCGCTGGCGGGACCCGGAGTCGTACGGGGCCACCAGTTAGAGTGGCAGGGCGATGACCGCTGACTCCTTTTCCACGGGCCGCCTGGAGCGCGCCCTGTCCAGCCTGCGCGGACTCGCGGTGGGGGACGCGCTGGGCTCGCAGTACTTCGTGCCCGTGAACTACCCGCTGCTCAAGCGCCGCGAGACCCCGTCCGGCCCCTGGCAGTGGACCGACGACACCGAGATGGCCTGCTCCGTCGTGGCCGTCCTCGCGGCCCACCAGCGGATCGACCAGGACGAACTCGCCCGCTCCTTCGCGGTGCACCACGACTTCGACCGCGGTTACGGGCCGGCGGTCAACCGCCTGCTGCGTCTGGTCCGCGAAGGCGGCGACTGGCGTGAGCTGGCCTCCGCGCTCTTCAACGGCCAGGGATCCTGGGGCAACGGCGCCGCCATGCGGATCGCCCCGCTCGGCGCCTGGTACGCGGACGACCCCGAGCAGGCCACCCACCAGGCGGAGATCTCGGCCTACCCCACGCATCAGCACCGCGAGGCCGTCGTCGGTGCCATGGCGGTCGCCGCGGCCGCCGCCCTCGCGGCCGACCCCGCCGGACCGCCGAGCGCCGGAGCCCTGCTCGACGGAGTCATCGCCCTTGTCCCGAAGAGTGCCGTCGGCGCGGGTCTGCGGCGTGCTCGGGACATGCTCGACTACGCCGACGCGGACACCGTCGCCGCCGTACTGGGCTGTGGACGGCGTACGACGGCGCACGACACCGTGCCGTTCGCGCTCTGGTCGGCGGCACGCGCCCTCGGCGACTACGAGCGGGGCTTCTGGACGACGGCCCAGGTCGGCGGTGACGTCGACACGACCTGCGCCATCGTCGGCGGAGTGGTCGCCTCCGGTAAGGCCGGGGCACCTCCCGAGGCGTGGACACGGCAGACCGAGGCGTTCCCGGACTGGCTCCAGGTGGGATGACCCGTCGGCGCCGGCGAAGGCGTCCGGGCGAAAGGACGTGCTGCCCCGGGCCCACCCACCCCAAGCGCCACAACTGTCACAGGAATGCCACAGTGCACTCCTCGGTCGGCCTCGTGCCTTCACCCGCGACATACCCTGTCCGCCACGCCGCCTGTTGATCATGACCGGACGCGGCGACGAGGTACCGGCCACGAACCTTCTGCCGCAGCCGCGCGCTGCGTACGGTGGGCGGTGAGGCCGGTCGGGGGAGGGGGTCCCATGTCCGACA
This genomic stretch from Streptomyces deccanensis harbors:
- a CDS encoding TerD family protein, whose protein sequence is MNGLNKGIRKVEVSLKWDPSPAGQPPTDLDIVAATYSAADPSGAPAYVVHFDSRSPDGTITLNRDSKTGQGFGWDEVMTVELNRLDSRYGRVVIGVAIQQGSGTRTFVNVTKPALRIREDYTVLAEDDFGGVLGSTAATVAEFVRDTTGEWTFHPGITGFDEDPATFARVMGGPPRA
- a CDS encoding ADP-ribosylglycohydrolase family protein — translated: MTADSFSTGRLERALSSLRGLAVGDALGSQYFVPVNYPLLKRRETPSGPWQWTDDTEMACSVVAVLAAHQRIDQDELARSFAVHHDFDRGYGPAVNRLLRLVREGGDWRELASALFNGQGSWGNGAAMRIAPLGAWYADDPEQATHQAEISAYPTHQHREAVVGAMAVAAAAALAADPAGPPSAGALLDGVIALVPKSAVGAGLRRARDMLDYADADTVAAVLGCGRRTTAHDTVPFALWSAARALGDYERGFWTTAQVGGDVDTTCAIVGGVVASGKAGAPPEAWTRQTEAFPDWLQVG
- a CDS encoding histidine phosphatase family protein, whose product is MARPRRIILVRHGESTGNVDDTVYEREPDHALALTDLGWQQAEETGKRIRDVLGRERVSVYVSPYRRTHETFQAFHLNPELVRVREEPRLREQDWGNWQDPDDVRLQKAYRDAYGHFFYRFAQGESGADVYDRVGGFLESLFRSFEDPDHPPNVLLVTHGLAMRLFCMRWFHWTVAEFESLSNPGNAEMRMLVLGEDGKYTLDRPFDRWRDPESYGATS
- a CDS encoding YdbC family protein, whose translation is MLVKWIRCTVVDRRGFERGQRKWAGLLGEPGFRGQGGGWSRGRAGVAHIFSFWESRAFYDSFMARSHDRLAASQSGTFRDMQAKLFDHRFDVKTGFEPRFTDADLVRVAHCRVHEERAEHFALMQEKVWNPAMAGSPGMVRGLFGEAPAHEFMILSMWQSAAEHGKYRVERIERLALRAQIEADVAAMTGDIVELEPSWTV